One genomic window of Arvicola amphibius chromosome 4, mArvAmp1.2, whole genome shotgun sequence includes the following:
- the LOC119811449 gene encoding transcription initiation factor TFIID subunit 10-like codes for MSCSGSSADPEATQATLPTSTIAESKASPAGTAGGPGAGATGTGPVAARAGERAERAERRGPASVAAGGAAPREGAMSNRVYALPSAADREVKPVVSSTPLVDFLMQLEDYTPTIPDAVTGFYLNRAGFEASDPRIVRLISLAAQKFISDIANDALQRCKMKGTASGSSLSKSKDRKYTLTMEDLIPALSEYGINVKKPHYFT; via the coding sequence ATGAGTTGCAGCGGCTCTAGCGCGGACCCCGAGGCAACGCAGGCCACGCTGCCCACCAGCACAATCGCGGAGAGCAAGGCCAGCCCCGCGGGGACCGCAGGGGGACCCGGGGCTGGAGCTACGGGCACGGGCCCCGTAGCGGCGCGAGCCGGGGAGCGGGCAGAGCGGGCGGAGCGGCGCGGGCCGGCATCGGTGGCAGCGGGCGGTGCGGCTCCCCGTGAAGGGGCAATGTCTAACCGGGTTTACGCCCTGCCGAGCGCAGCCGACAGAGAAGTGAAGCCCGTAGTGTCCAGCACGCCACTGGTGGACTTCTTGATGCAGCTGGAGGATTACACCCCTACAATCCCAGATGCAGTGACTGGTTTTTACCTGAACCGTGCTGGCTTTGAAGCTTCAGACCCACGCATAGTCCGGCTCATCTCACTAGCTGCCCAGAAATTCATCTCAGATATTGCTAACGATGCCCTACAGCGCTGCAAAATGAAGGGCACAGCCTCTGGCAGCTCCCTGAGCAAGAGCAAGGACCGCAAGTACACCCTAACCATGGAGGACTTGATCCCTGCCCTCAGTGAATATGGCATCAATGTGAAGAAGCCACACTACTTCACCTGA